In Papaver somniferum cultivar HN1 chromosome 9, ASM357369v1, whole genome shotgun sequence, the genomic stretch AACTTTTAGTTTCTGGTTTCACGTATTGTAATTTTCTTTTGTCAGTCGAGATGATAACCAAGTGGCTGATGCGATAGAAATCTGTTAGAGAAAAAGCTTTAGCATTAGAAGCTTATGGTAGTTTTGACAGTGCTGTTTGTGGTCTCTTAGGAAAAGACCAAAACTTTTCTGCCCACTAAAGCAATAAAATTTCTTCTTATTAAAAAAACACACACTATATCTAGCATTCTTTTGTGCACCTAGCTATGTAAGCTTTTCGGAGGTTCAGGACAGTGCAAAATCCCAAAGTGAAGCGTCTTTGTTACGTAGATAATACGATATTAACTGATTATCTATCGTTCTGTACAGGTTGGGGATGTCATTCTCGTCGAGGATGAGAGCGTAATGGAGAATGGACTTCAAATGATTGGTTTGGAAACCTTGGTATGGCAATTTTTCCTTGCATCCTGGGTATCTGGATGAACTATTTAGTGTTTTTTATTAATGTCTTGGTGACTTTTGCAGCAAGAAACTCAATTTAAGTACAGTGATGGGAAGAAATTACTATCTTTTTCCTAAAAGGAAAACACTCTTATGCCTGTAGTTATGTGTGATCAAACCAATcaaccatattttcagaaactgaGAGGCTTTACATAAATTGTTCCCTTGCCATTAGCTCTGTTCTCATTGTTTGGAAGTTTAACATATGTTGTTTTCTAGGTAGGATATAATGTCATAACTGAAAGTCGGCGGAGTATTGGGAAGGTGAGTCTGGGTTCTCATGTACCGACTTATATTATGCATTACAacatgtgatctgatctttccttCTGTTGATATTTCAAGGTCCGGGGGTATACTTTTAACATCAATTCAGGATCTCTGGAGTTGCTGGAACTTGATTCGTTTGGGATATCTGTTATTCCGTCAAGTTTGGTAAGTGGAGCTGCCATATTTATTATTAGGGTAGTGACAAGACACTAAATTACCCCCAGTGACATGTTCACCAATCATCACAACTCCCTCACTTGTCATTTGTGTTATAGAAATTAATACCTAAATTAATCTTTTCTGcttccttttttcttttgatatgaCAGGTTAGTACATATGCTCTGTTTGTTGAGGACGTGATCGAAGTCATGTCTGACACAGTGGTGGTGCACGAAGAGGCTGCCTCCCGTTTGCAGAGACTGACAAAGGTATGTATACCAATCTTTTCAGAGAAACTTTAtcacatgaaagaaaaaaaagaaagtgcTTTAATATCCTTCTTTTTAGCTTTAGAAACCTTCATGCTTTTCCTCTGAATTATGAGTGTGCGGAGTCGACCTACCTTTgaaagataatgaaaaagaatgaTAGGATTGTGATAAAAAAACCATAGTGGGATAAGATTTTGTAGTTCAATGCTACTCCATTTCACCTCATAGGTCAAGAGAAAGCAAATAAAGAGATAAAAAAGGATAATAATAAACTTCTCTACTCTCCCTTTCTATAAAGAAGGTGATCAGTGTACCAAGGCAACACATTCTCCATTAGAACTCAACATTAATTACATCCTATGTAATTAACATAACTCCTCATATTTTGCTTCACATTAGGGTTTCTGGGACACTCCAAATGTGGAAACCTACAACGATGAGTTTGACGAATTTTCTGACTATGAAAGACGACCTGCTCGATCAGATAGCATACGAAGCAACCGTAAAAGCCTCCGTAACAAAAGATCTCCATCGAGAAGAAGACCACCGGAAGACGAATTGGACCTACCAATGGATTATTTATGATGTGTTAAGATGGAGTATTTGTATTTatgttgtgtatatatatatatttgtggaTTTTTTTTCTAAATGAATACAGTACTTATTTTTAATGCTTTTAGCACTTTTTGACAGTGTACAAACTCTGAAATGATTTTCTACTCCAAAATTGTTGTGATCATTTGCAGCTGCTTCTTTTTTCTGTGATTATTGACAGGGCTAACTAGTAGATGCTTTTTGCACAGTGTTTAAAAAGTGATTTGGTTCTATTTTCTTTTGAagcagaagcaaaaaaaaaatcaaaatctagtCATTTGAAGAAGAGATGGTCAGCTgctaggaaaaaaaaataaagaaaaaatggcCTATGCAGGTCTCGAACCTGCGACCTTCGCGTTATTAGCACGAcgctctaaccaactgagctaaTGGGCCATTTGGTATTCAAAGCAGATGATTGATAGTTCTAACAGTGGCAGCGTTTGGTGATTAGAAGAGTGAAGTGCAAAGATAACGTTGGCATTCAGACTTGAGGAACCTCTCAGCAGGCAAAAGGAGTCTATAATGTGATCTTTGTGGAGTAAATCCGCGGCAAAGACATTGACTGAGCCTGGATTCTCCGGTTAACATATTCTGCTATTTATCACTTACTTTGATTACTTACACATATATATTTCAAAATGATAACTAATGAAAGATAAATTAAGAACACATATATTGATCCCTAATCTTGACAGTTAATTTCAGGACCTCTAGGAAAAAGAAAAACGTGAAAAATATCCTAGTGTTCTGATAGAGGTCTCTGATCAAGTAAATCCAATTTAATTTGCGTAGAAGCAACGGCTTTGATTAGCATGCCAAAGAGAAGGAAAGGAGTCGAAAACATTGGGCTATGATCACTCTCCAGAACATAAACATCAGCTGGTGCCCACTTCTTAATCATTGCATCCTGTTGTTCCGGCTTTACAATTCGATCATTCAGTGTCTTGATGTACACACGAGTGACTTTGTCAATATCATTATCATTGCCCGTTTCTTTGAACTGTGCTCCTTGTAGTGCTCTAATTGGTCCTGGTTTTAACAGCATTGACGCAAGAGTTGAATCCTGAAAAATATACTATATTGGTTAGATTTAAAACCGAGAAAATTTTAAGTTCATGATTGAGAGAGTATAATCAATGTCTCCGATTTAATGCTTTACCTCCAGAGGACTCATGTGGTACGCGAGCTTTCTTTGGAATTCCTTCTTGATAACTATGCTGGTTGGTGGCTCGTTAGGTCCATTACCGAAAGTTACGTCCTCGACGTCGCCAAATTCAGATAAATCTGGTACACCCTGATTTTTCACAAACATATTTTAGAACTACTCTGCAGCATAGGAAGAATTTACAAACTGGGAGAAGCAGTTGTAGGTATGCCATATTTCATTGTCTAAATGAATCGTGATCGGAGAATTCTGTATTTTTCCAAGTCATACAAACGTTCGAGACCATATCAAAACTTATCTTTATGTGCCAAGGACGCAAATGGATGCTCTTATCTGACTGAACTAAAAAGCGACACCCAAACACCACCTAAAATGTCAACATTAGGTGCATCTCTAGCCATCTTGAAGCACTTACTTTTGTGGATACTATGTCATTACTAGTAGAAAGATATTGATTCTTTGATACCACCTAATTTTCTATTCAAATCGACTTGCAAGATAAAAACATTAATTGCCTAGTTAGAGAGCATCATCCATGTGAACACTCCTACCCTCCTCATACAATGTCAAAGTTCATGAACTCCCTTTAGTTACCCTTCTTGATACTGACCTGTAAACAGAAGGCATTACCCATATTGGGGGTATATGGCTGTCTTGATCCATCTAGAAACACCTACTACAACATTAATTTGTGATCACTGAGTTTGAGGTAGCTATTCTATCTTGCAGCACTACCATGTTCTGAAGTGAAGGTGCattccctttttcttttctttttttactacTAGGCATTAAAGTTAAATAAAGTTAACCTTATGAAAATGCTAGTCAATGATAGGATTGTTGATCTTACTAGCTAATTAGCTGGATGATAAGCTACGTTCAACAAGGGTATATAGTATATATTCCAATTTTAAGAAACCACTAACATGTGCTAGCTACAAAATTATATATATCTTGAACATTACTCGATCCCATCTTCCCTACCTGAAATGAAAAGCAAATGTACCATCCATCCAGTCCACCACCACCAATAACTTTGTCTAACTGAAGTCCTAAACCGTTCATCTAACTTATGTCAggaatcttgttcttcttctccagtgGTGCGTAGTACTATTCTCCCTCCAGTACCAATACAAAGGAATAAGTTGCACACGCCACACCACCACTAGATACGCTCCTCCTACCTAAACCGCAGCAGCAAAATACATGGGCCGGCACTCAGACTGCACACACATTATTGTAATCAGAACCACCTTTTGTCTTCTCCCAATCCTGGTTTTAACTATTTAGTCCACCACCAGTATAACATAATGAGCTCATCAAATTTCTGGTTTTCACAACAACACATAAACTAAAGGCCAAACATAAAGATTATTTATTTTGCACCCCAACTGGCCTGTCTGTAAACCATTTATTCGTCGTAAAATAATTGCATATGCAACTAGCAGTACTACCCAGTACCAGACACTACCAGTAACGCCTATATTTCATCATAATCTCCCTTGTGGACCCAAATGACATCTTCATTCCCTTCAGTTTCCTCACGTGGGACCCCTTATCCCAATCATGTGGGACAcacttgttttgtttttctacCCATAGATGGAAAAACTCCGATAACTACAAGCTATCTATCTATACTCTATAGAAACAAAAAATGAGGTAAGATTGTAACAAACCAGAACGGCCATCAAAGAGAAGAATCAGAACCGTAGAATTGGAATCGAACTCTGAACAGTCTTCAACTATGCTAAATACAAGATTTATTATTACTTAATTACTAACCATGTTCAACCAGTTAACTTTAGTTTGACAAATCAATATATCTGTGATGATTCGTCAAATTCCATGACTGACGGACAAGATACTTGTATGTCAATCAAACAACATGACAAATCATAAAATGCCCCACACATCATATCTTTGTCAACTCATGTTTTTGCAGCTCATCGTTCCATATATTTCCTATCTATAATCAATATATATCTATCTGCTCATCCTAAACAAAACATGTAATTAACATATTTAATCTTGTTATCCAAGAAACAGCGGGTAGAGTTAATCCCTTCCTGCAATCAAGGAACAAAATACATATACATATAGTCGGTGCCTGTCGTACGTACGTACATGGACTTAAATAATCATGAGTGTTATATTTTACCAGAGGACCATTTGTACTACTATATTGGGTAACTGCGTGCTGATTATTACGATGATGTAATGGAAAATGAAGATTAAGAGAGAAATAGTTACATCTTTAACATCTTGCTCTGTCCAGAACCCTAACCGCAACATGGTAGCTGCAATGAAAATCGCCAGATGAATTTTCTTCCCGAACTTTAGAATTGCATGAGTCAAACTCAATCCTCCCGCACTATGTCCAACCAGAATTATCTGTATAGTTTAATTGACAACACATAAAATAATTCAAATTCAAACTCATGCTAATTAAtactgtaagatataaaagattgTATTGTACCTTGTCATGATCAGGTATGGTGGAGAGGAAATCAATGAGAGGTTGATTGTAATCCTCAAACGTAAGAACTTTGTTGGGATCAGAAGAATCAATACCACCACTTTTAAGATCAATACATGAAACTTTGTAACCTGAATTCTCCATTAAACACCTGATTTTATACCAGCACCAGCTTCCTCCTCCTACTCCATGAACCAAAACGAAGTGCAGTGTTGAGGCCATTTTAgtcatcctttttttcttttcttttctctctttctctctatagTCTTTCTGCAATTTCCGAGGAAATATCTCTAACTATAGCCTATAGATTCTGAAATTCCGATGATATCTCTCTGCCTAGAGCCTATAGAGAATTGTGTTAAACCATACTCTATGCTACTTATATAGAAAGTGTATACAGTTTGGAAGTTATTACACAAGGAAGAAGGGCTTAGGTTTAAAACCCGAAATTAAAAAAGGGCCTGGGTTTCAAATAGAATTGATGGAGGACTTTGTTTTGAAGATATCATTGGAAATGAAAGATATGTCACAATAATTAATATTTAACATTAAACACGAAAAGCTGTATGTTTTTTTGTTAGTAGAGATagatttttttaaagaaaaatgacttttgttatTTGTCGGGTGTCTGGTacaattgatttttatttatgatcAAATTGACATATACTATGTAGTACTGTTTCTTTACAGTGACCGTATTTGGACTTTGCTGTGCAGGCCATAGAGGAAAAGAACCCATGCACAGAGGTAGACAAAGGATACCATACTTCTGTGAGAGTTCATGTGAAAATAAACCCATACAAGTGCATAGAACTGGGTTGGCAAGTAAGATTTTTTGCTTCTACCAGGTTCCGTCCCTGACCATAACTAAATTAAGAGAAACTGGTGATGCATGTTGAAACCTTGGTGCATGACCAAACAAGTCTCTGTCTGATTCTTGTATTGGCAGCAAATACAAGTAAAACACCGATAAATGATAAATTACAACTTCGAATTTGTTTAATGACGTCGGCAAGGACCTTACAGTTGCAACCTAGAGATTCCCAGAATAGTTGGGTACTTGGTCTTGGGAGTTACTTTCCTGACACAAACACCTATAAAATTCGTTTTGTGGTTGAGTGACCGAGTCTTTTTCTCAAGAAAAAACACGTGCAACATTTGGCCTCGTACCAGCAGGGTTGCTAATTGCAATGCAGAGCAGCTGTGGCCTGTGTGTGGAAAGTTTTCGGTTTCAGGAAGATTTCGATTTTGCATACACTGTCAAAGCCAAGTTACTAAAACCGTTTAAAACCACAGTAAACATAACTGGGCACTCAAGTGAATACCAATACCAATAAAGCTAAACCGGTGAGTATTATTTGTTTGGTGGTGGAGAAAAGATTGTACCACCATATAAGGTTTGGA encodes the following:
- the LOC113310265 gene encoding methylesterase 17-like — translated: MTKMASTLHFVLVHGVGGGSWCWYKIRCLMENSGYKVSCIDLKSGGIDSSDPNKVLTFEDYNQPLIDFLSTIPDHDKIILVGHSAGGLSLTHAILKFGKKIHLAIFIAATMLRLGFWTEQDVKDGVPDLSEFGDVEDVTFGNGPNEPPTSIVIKKEFQRKLAYHMSPLEDSTLASMLLKPGPIRALQGAQFKETGNDNDIDKVTRVYIKTLNDRIVKPEQQDAMIKKWAPADVYVLESDHSPMFSTPFLLFGMLIKAVASTQIKLDLLDQRPLSEH